The Ruminococcaceae bacterium R-25 genomic interval CAACATATGCAGGAATGTAGATTCCTTTTTTGTTTACTGAACCTAAGAAAGGGATGTTGACTTCTGTTCTTGCGAGCTTAACGAACGGATCGTATGTAACGGGGACACGGTCGCTGCAGACTATGGTGGTCATACCTTTCGCAAAGAACAAACCGGCGAGCGTGACTATGAAGGGCTGGAACTCGAGGTAAGCTACGAGGAAACCCTGTACGATACCGAATGCGAGGCCGATTCCGAGAGCGATAAGGATCGATGTGAGAACATTACCGTGAGCAAGGCCGTCATTTACTTTCTGAAGGTGTACTGCGCATGCCATGCAGACGAGACATGTTACCTGGCCTACGGAGATATCGATACCGCCTGTAATCATGACGAGCGTCATGCCGCATGAGAGGACCAGGAGCGAAGCGTTTTCGTTAAGGATATTGAAGAACATCTGGGGCTTCGTAAATCCTTTTTTGAGGAATACGACAGCGCAGACATACATTACTACGAATACTATGATCGTGATGATAAGAAGAAGATTCGTATCTGTTAAGGAAGCGCGCCTCTTAAGCTTGTTGCCACCCAAAACATTAGTATTTACTGACATATCAGACACTCTCCTTTCCTGCAGCAGCTTTTAAGGCTTCTGCTTTTGCAGCTTCTCTCTTGTTCTTCTGGTCTTCGAAAAACTTACGAACGAAAGGAGAAGAAATGATTATGAGAAGGATAACTACGACTGCCTTGTAAGCAGAGATAGAGCTGGAGTCGATCTCCTTGAACTTATAAAGCGTGGTTGTAAGGAACTGGATTACATAAGCACCAAGGACTGAAGCAGAAAGATTGAACTTACCGCCGCCTAAGTTATTACCGCCCAATGCAACTGCCAGGATCGCGTCCATCTCGATGTTGTTTGCAATAACTGAATATGTGATAGATGAAGTTCTTGATACCTTGATGAAGCCGCAGACTGCAACGCAGATGCCGAGGATAACGAAGGTTAAGAGCTTGATCATCTTAGGGTTGATACCGTTAAGTCTTGATGAAGAAGCATTGATACCTACAGACTGTGAATAGAGTCTTAAGTTGGTTACTTTCAAAACGATCGCGATTATTATCAAGCATATGATCGTGATGAATACCGGTGTCGGAACTGCGATTCCGGGAATGAAGTTTCCAAAGTAGCTGAAACGCTTATCGGTAATTGAGATGTTGTCGTTGTTGTTGATCCACGCTGCGATCGAACGTCCAGCTGTGAAAAGGATCAATGTTGCGACCATCGGCTGGATCTTGAAGAATGCGACGAGCGCACCGTTGAAGGCTCCGAAAATTGCGGAAACGAGAACGCAAAGGAGGAAAGATCCGATGATGATCCCTGCAAATTTAGCACCTGAGATATCAGGGGACTGTGTCTTAACGATCCTTAATACAGTAGATCCTGCAATTGCGATAGTTGCGCCGACGGAAATATCCTGACCGCCGGATGCTGAAGTTACGAGTGTCATTCCGATAGCGAGGATAACGAGCTCGGATGCATAGTCGATCATGGTGATCAGGTTGCCCGACAATACCATGTTTCCGTCGCTGTTCGGTTCTAACGCGATCTTGAAAAATCCCGGATCAGTAGCCAGGTTGAAGATTACAAGGAGTAGCAGGGCAACAAGCGGGATAAAAAGCTGGTTGCGTACTATCTTTAACAAGATATTTGAATTTGCACTTTTTATAGCATTTTCGGATGATATCATTTGGATTCACCTCCGGCAATCGTTGCCATGATCTTATTCTGGTTGAGATCGTCTCCCTTGAGCTCGCCAACGACTTTACCGTCACGCATGACGATAAGCCTGGAGCAGGTACGGATCATCTCGTCTATTTCGGAAGAAATAAAGGTTACGCTCTTTCCTTCCGCAGCAAGTTTTAATACGAGCTTCTGGATCTCGACCTTTGTACCTACGTCGATACCTCTCGTAGGTTCATCGAGAATGAGATATTGAGGATTTGCAAGAAGCCATCTTGCGAGGATAACTTTCTGCTGGTTACCGCCGGACAGGGACTTGATAGGTGTGTCCTGTGAAGCTGTCTTGATATTCAGGAGCTTGATGTATTCATCTGCAAATTTCTCAGCCTGTGCTTTTGAGAAAGGTCTGAAAAATCCCTTCATTACCTGAAGCGCCAAAATGATGTTATCTCTTACCGAGAGGTCGCCTACGATACCGTCGAGCTTTCTGTCTTCAGGCAGATAGCTGATGCCGTGCTTCATGGCGTCCAAAGGCTTTCTGATCTTTACTTCCTGGCCGTTGATCTTTACCTTGCCGCCGACTACTCTGTCTGCGCCGAAAATAGCACGGACGCTTTCAGATCTGCCGGAGCCCAGAAGGCCGGTAAAGCCGTTGACTTCGCCTTGATGGATCTCAAAGTCGAACGGCTTTATGCCGGTCGTTCCGGTAAGGTTAATTGCCTGGTAAACGGGGGTGCCGTTAAGGTCTATGATGTCGGTCTCGCTTCCGCTCTTGATGTCGGCCATGTCATCGAAATCTTTACCGAGCATCTTGGAAACGAGCTGTACTCTTGGCAGTTCTTCAATGATGTATTCGCCTACGAGCTTGCCGTCACGGAGGACCGTGATGCGGTCGCAGACTTCATATACCTGCTCAAGGAAGTGTGTTACGAAGATAATTCCTACGCCCTTTGCCTTAAGATCTCTCATAAGGTTGAAGAGCTTCTGAACTTCCTGTTCGTCCAGGGAAGATGTAGGCTCATCCAGGATAAGGACTTTACAATCCATATCTACGGCACGTGCGATCGCAACCATCTGCTGGATAGCGATTGAGCAGTTGCCGAGCTGCTCTGTGGGACCTACGGGGATTCCCAGTTCATCGAGGAGTCTTCCTGCGGATTTGTTTATGAAATTCCAATCAGTAAAAGGACCTTTGGTACGGCCGATATACATGTTCTCAGCAACCGTGAGGTTAGGGCAGAGGGTGATCTCCTGATAAACAGTTGCAATACCTTTATTCTGTGCATCCTGAGGTGACTTGATGTGAACGGGATTATCTGCGAGCCAGACATCTCCGCCGTCCTTTGGATATACGCCGGTCAACACCTTGATAAGTGTCGATTTACCTGCACCGTTCTCGCCCATCAGAGCATGGATTTCGCCTTCTCGTAATGTGAAATCAACGTTCTCAAGAGCGCGCACGCCCGGGAAAAATTTACATATCCCACGCATTTCCAAAATTGGTCTGTTTGCCATGACCTATTGTCCTCCTGTTGTTCCTCTTGTCTTACTTCTTTAAAAGAAATGTGCGATGCGATGAGATTGCATCGCATCGCACACTCTGTGTTAGCTAAATACTCTTATTTTTGGAGAGAGAGTAAGTTATTAGATACCGTAATTCTTTACGTCATCAGCTGTGATTGTCTTAGCGTCGAAGCCCTTTTCTTCCATGATAACTACCTTTGTCTTAACGCCATTCTTGATGATGTCGTCGATGTAGGAAGCCTGGAAAGGATTGCACTGACCGTCATAGTTCCAGTTGCCTGCGAGGAGCTCTTCAAGTGCCCATGTGTTGCAGTCGAAACCGATGATGATAACGTCCTTGCCTACGCCGTGAGAAATGTTAGCCTTGTCGAGAGCTGCTGCAGCACCCTTAGCCATGTTGTCATTCTCTGCATAGATAACGTTGAACTTTTCGCCTGAGTCGATAACAGCCTGAACGATCTGCTGAGCTGTCTCTTCAGACCACTCTGCTGTCTGCTGCTTAACGATTGACCAGTTAGCTTCTGCCTTTACCTTCTCGTCGAGAGCGCCGGAACGGCCGATCTGAGCGGAAGAACCCATAACACCCTGGATGTGGATGATCTTGTATTCAGAAAGACCCTGGGAAGCGAGCCAATCAACTGCCTGCTGACCTTCCTTAGCCATGTCGGAAACGATGGAAGCTTCATAGAGGCTCTCGTCTGCGTCGATTGTTCTGTCGAAGAGGATAACCTTGATGCCAGCCTTCTGAGCCTGCTCAAGAACTCCGTCCCAACCTGATGTACCAGCTGCTGAGATCAAGAGGTAGTCAACTTCGTCCTGGATGAACTTCTGAGCTGCTGCGATCTGCTCTTCGTTCTTAAGTGAATAGAAGAAAGATGCCTCATAGCCGTTTTCCTTAGTAAAAGTTGCCTTCATGTCTCTGTCGTTAGCTGTACGGTAACCGGACTCGTTAGGATCGTTATTGATGATACCAACCTTAATGAGTTCGTCGCCTGTCTTAGGTGCTTCCGTAGCAGGTGCTTCTGTAGCGGGTCCCTCTGTAGGTGTAGGTGCCTGTGTAGGGGTTGTGCCGTTACAAGCGCAAACGCCGAATGCCATAGCTGCAACGAGAGCGGAAGAAACCAACAATTTTACAAATTTCTTCATAGTAATTCTCCTTTACATTTTGAGGTTATTTCTCGGGCCGTTTACTTACCCGATGTACTCTGCCCCAAATAAACACCCGTTCGTCAACAGCCGCAACGAATCTCGTATGCCTTTACAAGAATGGTAATTTTGCATAAATACAGATTTGGGAATTTTTGATCACAAAACGTACAGGTTTGCCCGAAGAGCACTTTTTCGCGCGCCGATGTCGAAAATCTTAAGACGCCTTGTCGGATATTTTTTGATGGCGCCTTTTGAACCTTCCTGAAACTTACGTTGTCATTTTTAACAATCAAATATTTTTACTCGAAAATCATTATTTTGAGATTTTCAAACAGGATAAGATTCCTTACATTTTCGGGCGTTTGAAATAACACCTCAAATATTTATCGTATCTTTGCACAAGGTCGGAACCCTATAATTTTACTAAGAAATATAAGGGGTTTGGCAATGGCAGAGAAGTATATCGTCATAGCAAATAAGCTCGAATTAGAGCTCAAGAAAATGAGGGCGGAGGGAAGGCTTAGACTCCCTTCGGAAAACTCTCTGGCTGAAAAATACTCCTGCAGCAGACAGACGGTCCGCGCAGCATTGGATATCCTCTTGAAGGCCGGCCTTATCGAAAAGCGCACCGGCTCCGGATCTTATATAGTAGAAGAATCTCATAAGAATAAAACTGTATTTTTTATTACCGAAGACTGCGACAGATATCTGAGCCCGTTGCTTATAGCCGGATTAAGGTCAGCACTCGCGTCATCGAAATACACACTTCAGGCATTCTCTACCTCCGGCAGCAGCAAAGAAGAAGGCGTTGCTATTTCGCGCGCTATCAAAGAGAAAGCCGCGGCTGTCATAATCGAACCCGCGCACGACCTCATCCCAAATGCAAACGGGAGACTGATCGAAGAAGCAATAGGCGCCCTGATACCGGTTATCTATCTGAATTCATCCAGTGCACCTTCGGGCGTTATAAGTATCGCGCCTGATTACAGGGAAGCAGGGAAGGTCCTTACCGAAAAGCTTAAGGGAGAGGGCAGGCGCAAGACTGCCTGCATCTTCTGCACAGATAATTCTTCAGGCATGGACGAATACAAGGGTTATATCGATGAGGTCAGTTCATTTGACGAGAGCAGATGCCTGCTGCTTTCCTACAAGGAAGAAAAAGAGATCCTCGAAGGGAAACATGATCTGTTAACTTCATTTATCGATACACTCTCTGACTGCGATTCCGTGATCTGCGAAAACGGCATGATCGCGCACAGCCTTGCAGGTCTTCTTAATAAGCGCGATATTAAAGTTCCGGACGACATAACCGTCGCGTGCTTTGACAACGGTTATTATTCAAATGATTCCATAATTTCCATGGGTTACGATACTGACCTTCTTTGCAAAAAGCTCGCAAAAACATGCGTTGCTCTTGCAGAAGGCGGCAATTACAAAGAATTTGCTGTCCCTGTGGCAGTTATAGAGTAAGCAGATAGTTTTTCACTTACTTTGAAACATCGTTTAAATAATTAAACCCTGGATTTTACACCACTTTGAAATTATTATAATTTGGTGTAAAAAAAGCCCTGTTTTTTACACCAAACTGAAATAATATCGTTTTGGTGTAAAACGCAGTATGAATAGCACAGATTTACGCCTGAAATTCTCAAAGAAAAATTAGAAACAGTCTCAACTTTTGCTCCAGCAGCAGATTGAGACTCTTTTACACTAGGCGGGACCATATAATTAAGCAACTTAATCGAAAGGGGCGGTTCTATATGGTTAATAATCATGGCGAAGAGATGCGCAAAAGAAGTGAACTTATAATGAAGACTTTGGAAGCGTTGGATAAGAAGATAGAATCTTTCCCTGATGGCAGGATCAAGATAAAGAAATGCAAAAGCGGAGTGTATCACTATCTTTCCATAAAAGGGAAAAAGGACCGGCTGCTTAATGAGAACGAAACAGACCTCATCAGGGATTTGATCCAGAAAAGTTATCTCAAGCAAATGAGGGTTTCCTTAAGATCCGAACTGAAAGCATTGAGCAGGATGCAGAAAATCTATCCTTCTGTTATTGCAGAAGATCTGTTTGATCAGCTTTCTGAAGAACGGAAAGCGTTTGCGAAGCCGGCAATGGTCGGTGATGAGGATTTTGCCCGTAAGTGGATGCAAATGCCTTATAAGCGAAAACCGTTTAAGAAAGATGCGCCATACTATCTAACCATCAAGGGCGAAAGAGTCAGATCAAAGTCGGAAGTGATTATCGCTAACAGGCTGTATTTTAAGGGGATTCCATATAAGTACGAATGCCCGCTTAAAGTCGGGAACAAGATCATTCATCCGGATTTTACGATTCTCAGACTAAGCGATTGCAGCGTGGTCTATTACGAACATTGCGGAAAGATGGACGATGAGACCTATATGGATGATCTGGTCGAAAGAGTCAATGATTACAGCGAAGCAGGAATCCTGCAGGGAGACAGACTTTTCTTTTCGTTTGAAACCTCGAAAAAGCCGTTAGACTTGAGAACTGTAGACAAACTTATCGATCGTTATTTTAGATGAAGAATATCAGTATTCTCTCGAATCTACGAAATCCTGCGTGATGCTCTGCGTTGTATAAGCGGATTCGTTGACGTGGACCTGCTTCGGGATCGTTTCGCCTTTTCTGTATTTTTCAATGAGCTCTTTGATCTGCGGGCCGAACATCGGGTTGCACTCGACACAGAGATTTATCTTGCCGTCGTGGCAGTACTGGAGAGCTTCTTTTGTGGCGTCGAAAGTAATGATCTTCACCTGACCGCCGTTGCCGTAAGTGATACCGGCTTCGTTGAGCGCGCGCATTGCGCCAAAGGTCATGTTGTCGTTTTCGGAATAGAGGACATTGATGTCCTTGTTTGTCTTAAGATATTCGGTCATGACCTCATAAGCCTTGGCTTCGGTGAAGTCGCCGTAGAGCTGGCTCGTGATCTCCCAGTTGGAGTGCTTGGCTACTGCATCTTCCAATGCCTTTGTTCTCATGATCTGGGCGGTTGCACCAAGCGTTCCCTGGAGGTGGAGGATCTTTGCTTCCTTGTCTGCAGGGATCTCTCCTTCGAGCCATTTGACGGCGAGGTTGCCCTGACCCAAAAAGTCGGAACCGATGTTGGTTAGATACAGCGAATCATCGTCAACTGCGACGGATCTGTCCATGATTATTACAGGAATTCCGGCATCCTTGATCTCTTCCAGGATCGTCTGCCAGCCTTCTTCAACTGTGGGCGCGATGATTATAAAATCGACTCCTTCGAGGATGAAGCGGCGGATTGCGGTGAACTGGTTTTCCTGTTCCTGTCTCGCATTTTCCATGATGAATTCATATTCCGGGTCGTTTGCGAAAGTAGCTTCCATGGACTTGGTGTTTGCGACTCTCCAATCGGACTCGGAACCGATCTGCGAAAAGCCGATCACATATGCTTTGTTGGAAGGCTCAGCCGGTTTGGTTCCCAGGCATCCTGCCATGCATAAGATCATGCTTAAGCAAAGTAAAACACTACAGAATCGTTTCATTGTTTATGTCCGCCTTCCCGGGTATTTCGATGCTTATATAAGTTCCTTCCTGCGGCACGGACTCGATATCGAATTTGCATGCATCGCCGTAAAGGATCTTCAGTCTCTTATAAGATGATGTGAGACCGAAGCTCGTCGTGTCCTCATTAAGTACTCTTGTCTTTAAGCTCTCCAGTTCTTCTTTCTGCATGCCAAGACCCGTGTCTGTTACCTTAAGGACGATCTTGTCTCCTTCGAGAGTTCCGGTTACCTTGATCTTACCCTTGCCGCGCTTAGGCTTAAGGCCGTGATAGATAGCATTTTCGACGAGCGGCTGCAAAGTCATTTTCGGGAGCTTCGTGTTTTCGATCGCAGGATCGATGTCGATCTCAAATTCCATGATATCCCTGTATCGTACCTGCTGTATCTCGAGGTAACTCTGGATGTGCTGTTTTTCTTCGGCGAGCGTTACGATATCCTTACCGTCGCTTAAGAATGAGCGGAAATAAGATGAAAGGCTCGTTACCATCTGTTCTGCCTGATCGTTCTTGCCGATCTCGATGAGCCAGACGATCGCGTCCAAAGTGTTGTACAGGAAGTGAGGATTGATCTGCGCCTGGATGAGTGAGAGCTCGATGTCGCGGAGCTTGATCTGCTCTTCGCGGTTTAACTGGATCTGCTTATCGAGTCTTGCCGCCATGTCTTCGATACCGGTGGAGAGGAGCGCGAGGCTCGTATCGTCGGTCTTTACGGGAGTGTGGGGGCTTAAGTCGCCGTCACCGATCTCCTTAACGCGGCCGTTCATTTCAACGATAGGATCAGTGATACTTTTCGAGAGCTTGACCGCACGGCTCAAAACGAGAGGGACTACAACGAGCATGACCAGGACGACGAACACGATTTCGATACTGAGCCAGAAATCGATCTGCTTCTGGATGCTCGCCATCTCGCCGGCCTCGTAGTAGAGGTAAGAATACATGTAGTCTTCGATGAGGCCCGTTGTGATGTAGATATTTTTCGTGAGCTGGTCCATACGGTTGTCGTAACTCGTTGTGCTCTCAATATCGTGCATGTATGAGCTTAACTTATCGCAGAGTGAGAGAACGCTAGTAATGGATTTGCGGCCTTCGGAATTTGACGTGTTTTTCAACAGGTCTTCAGCGAGGGCTCTTGCGGATTCGACGTCGTCCCACGGCATCTCATCGCTGTATCCCGTTACGTAGAAATACATCTGCTCATCGATCTCCTGCTTAAACTTCTGGTTGAAGCCGGATACCTTGACGATGTTTCCCGATACCGATGCGTACATGAGGTTACGTGTAAGTAGCATTACGAAAATGCTGACGAGAATGACAGCAATCGGGATAAACATCTGAAGCATAAGACGGTACATTTTTCCCTGTACCGTATTCTTGTTTAACCTGTCGGGCGGACGTCTCATTCTTCAGGAATTTCCCCGTTGCGGTACTGGCTCGGCGTGCATCCCTGATTCTTCTTGAATACGAATGAGAAATATCTGGGATCCTTGTAGCCGATCTCGTTCGCGATCTCGCCACTCTTCTTGCTCGTGTTGCGCAGGAGGATCTTAGCCTTGGCCATTCTCTTTTTGGTGATATATTCGACGAAGGATAATCCGACCTTGTTGGAGAAGACGGCGCTCAAATAGTTCGCGCTGATATTGATCTCCTCTGCAACGGAATCAAGAGAGATATCCTCGTCCGCATAATGTTCATTGATGTAATCGACGGCATTGTTGATGATGTCGTTTCCGCGCTTCTGCGCTTCAGCGTCCCTCATCTTGATCGCAACATTAAGTGCGTCGATAAGATAGCCCTTAACCTCGTCTGCCTGAATGTTCGTGTCGAACGTCGGCAGGCTCGAAGAGATCAGTTCCGAATCAACATTAGCTTCCTTCAAAGCAAGTTCGACATTGACCCTGATGCTGACCAGAAGATAGTAGCGGAACAGGATCGAATTGACGCTCGCCTCAACGCTCTTAAGGTAGTCGTCGGCAAATGTCTCGACTTCGTTTATCGTACCTGTCTGCACGAAATATCTTATGATCATGGGATCGAACTTGCCCGCATCGATCTGGTGTATCTCGCTGTCATTTGCAACGAACTGTTCGGTTTTTAACTGCTCGGAAGTAAAGATGTGCTGGTTAGGGAAGATGTGTCTGTATGCAAATGCCCTGTTCGCATCCTGATAGCATGAAGAAAGTCCGCTCAGTCTGTTTGTCGGTGCGCCGACCGCAACGTGCCAGTCGAGCTGCGACGGAGTCTCTTCGCAGTGCTGCATTATCATCTTTACGCACTTGTCTTCCATTCGCTTGACGCTCTCGTCGTCGCCCTTGATGAGGACGGCATATGAAAAGAGGTTGCATCTGAAGATGATATAATCCGGATACTGCATGAACTGGTTAAGAAGGCTCTCTGTAACGCCCGATGCGTTGTCCGAATATGTCGACTGGTCAAGGTCCCTGATAGAGAAGATGACGATGTTATAAGCGTCTGCGGAAAGATTGAGATGGAGCTTGTCTGCCTCTTCGTAGATCTCCTGTACTGACAGTGATCCTTCTACGAGCTTCTCGAAAAATACTCTGTGCGTTAATCTCTCGAACTTCTTGAACTCCTGCTCGTAGAGCTTTACGTAGTCTTTCTGTTCGTTCTCTTCGGTGATCTTTTTTCTGACGCCTTCAAGGGCATTGATCATGTCGGTCTTGGTGACGGGCTTTAAGAGATACTGCTCGACGCCGATCTCTATCGCTTTTCGCGCGTACTCAAAATCGCTGTAACCGGAGATAACAATGATCTTTATATTAGGCAATTCCTTCGTGACGGTTTTGCTCAATGAAAGGCCGTCCATGAAGGGCATGGTGATATCGGTGATGAGGACATCGGGCTTAAGCTTTCTGATCATGGGCAGGGCCATCTCGCCGTCAGGCGCATCGCCTGCGAACTCGAAACCGTACTTCTCCCACGGGATCATGTCGCGAAGTCCTTCGCGCACGATACTCTCGTCTTCACAAATAAAAACCTTAAAAAGATCCATCAGCTGCCCTCCGTTAACATACCCTAATTCTAACACAGGGGCAAAAGCATAGTCTTTACATAATTTTATTAATTAAGTGCAATATCTTTATTTCCGCGTGGATTTAAAAGCTTCGGTGTATAATGATTTCTGAGGTATAGATCTATGGTTTTTAACACGAAAGTCACCGACAAAACAGGCAAAGAAATAGAGCTCCGAAACGCTGAATTAAAGGACGCGGAGGCTCTTTTGAATTATCTTAAAGTCACTAATACTGAATCGAAATATCTCATCTGCGAACCCGATGAGATCACCATGACTTTGGATGACGAAAAGGCTTTTATCACGCGCAAGACCGAGTCTGAGAATGAGCTCCTTCTGCTCGCTTTTGAAGACGGAAAACATATCGGCAACTGCTCTCTCATGAGTGTCGGAACTTCCACAAGATATAAGCACAGATGCACTATTGCAATTGCCCTGTATAAGGCTTACTGCGGCAGGGGGATCGGCAGGCTGATGTTGGAGACCGTTTTGAGCGAAGCAAAAAAACTCGGCTACGGACAAGCAGAGCTTGAGGTCGTAACCGAGAATCTTGGTGCTATAGCGCTTTATGAAGCTGTTGGTTTTGTTAAGTGCGGCGTGCTCCCGAACAGTATGAAATACAGGGATGGCACGACTGTCGATTCTTACTGGATGGTAAAGATCCTTTAAGCTGTTTCGACCTGTGTGGCTGCGGGCTCGTCCGTGTTTTCGAGCTCTCTGATCTTCTTGATACCGGACATTGCGACTGCGACGATTATGAGGCAGATGCCTGCGCCGATTATCGTTATTGAAGATCCTGTGCCGACGCCCTTTCCTGTTGCCTTGCCGATCACGTCAGCGGTAACGCCGCTAAGTGAATAAGCGACGACATATCCGAGCTGTGAGATGAATCCCAGGAAGCCCCATGCGCGGCCCTGGAGTTCAGCGGGAATGTTGGTCCTTACGAGATAATCGAGGCTGTTGTTTGCAAAAGGCAGAGCTGCGAAGA includes:
- a CDS encoding L-amino acid N-acyltransferase YncA is translated as MVFNTKVTDKTGKEIELRNAELKDAEALLNYLKVTNTESKYLICEPDEITMTLDDEKAFITRKTESENELLLLAFEDGKHIGNCSLMSVGTSTRYKHRCTIAIALYKAYCGRGIGRLMLETVLSEAKKLGYGQAELEVVTENLGAIALYEAVGFVKCGVLPNSMKYRDGTTVDSYWMVKIL